The following proteins are co-located in the Actinomycetota bacterium genome:
- a CDS encoding cysteine desulfurase family protein, whose product MRSSLYFDYAATSPLWPEVREAMAPFLYECFANASSLYAGAREARKAVDEARERVAEAVGARPDEVVFTSGGTEADNLALQGTAWRAGNEGRNGIVVSTVEHHAVLDTAKWLGRRGFRVATVRVGRDGVIDTDALEAAVDARTAIVSVMTANNEVGAIQPVRRAAEVARASGARFHTDAVQAFPWIPVRAAESDLVALAAHKIGGPKGVGALVVRRGVGLEPIMHGGGQERGLRSGTYNVAGIVGFGAAVAATQAALPGLAARVGTLRDRLQAALLARIEGLHVGAAGAERLPNNCHVCIEGVDSEPLLLLLDAVGVAASSGSACQSGAAEPSHVLAAMGVTQTLAKGALRLTLGRDTTEGEVDGVVEHVAAAVQRLRR is encoded by the coding sequence GTGCGCTCATCCCTGTACTTCGACTACGCAGCGACCTCCCCGCTTTGGCCTGAGGTTCGTGAGGCGATGGCGCCCTTTTTGTACGAGTGCTTCGCGAACGCGTCTTCTCTATACGCCGGCGCGCGCGAGGCCCGTAAGGCCGTCGATGAGGCGCGAGAACGTGTCGCCGAGGCTGTGGGCGCGCGCCCGGACGAGGTTGTGTTCACCTCTGGGGGAACCGAGGCCGACAACCTCGCTCTGCAGGGGACGGCGTGGCGAGCCGGCAATGAGGGGCGCAACGGCATCGTCGTATCGACCGTAGAGCACCACGCGGTTCTCGACACCGCTAAGTGGCTGGGTCGCCGGGGGTTTCGAGTTGCGACCGTTCGGGTTGGACGCGATGGGGTCATCGACACCGACGCGCTGGAGGCGGCGGTCGACGCGCGCACCGCGATCGTGTCTGTAATGACGGCCAACAACGAAGTCGGCGCCATTCAACCCGTCCGGCGCGCTGCCGAGGTGGCGCGCGCGTCCGGCGCGCGCTTTCACACCGATGCCGTCCAGGCTTTTCCGTGGATTCCCGTGCGTGCCGCTGAATCCGATCTTGTCGCGCTGGCCGCTCACAAGATCGGCGGTCCCAAGGGGGTCGGCGCGCTCGTGGTGCGCAGGGGAGTCGGACTCGAGCCGATCATGCACGGGGGCGGCCAGGAGCGCGGACTGCGTTCGGGCACCTACAACGTCGCCGGGATCGTGGGGTTCGGAGCGGCTGTGGCGGCGACGCAGGCGGCCTTGCCCGGTCTAGCGGCGCGGGTGGGCACCTTGCGAGACCGATTGCAGGCCGCGCTGCTCGCACGGATCGAAGGGCTGCACGTCGGTGCCGCGGGCGCCGAACGGCTTCCGAACAACTGTCACGTCTGCATCGAAGGCGTGGATTCGGAGCCGCTGCTGTTGCTGTTGGACGCGGTGGGCGTCGCGGCGTCGAGCGGCTCGGCGTGTCAGTCGGGTGCGGCCGAGCCGAGCCATGTGCTGGCGGCAATGGGCGTTACTCAGACGCTCGCAAAGGGAGCGCTCAGGCTGACGCTCGGGCGAGACACCACCGAAGGAGAAGTGGACGGCGTCGTTGAGCACGTCGCGGCAGCGGTGCAGCGGCTGAGGCGATGA
- a CDS encoding peptidoglycan recognition protein: MRRARIIFVALVAACVTLGVPGPVRAAEYVPRAESAGIPIEAFVVPGQPIVREVSLPWRANMAAVSYEAYDPSGEGLTMRVRTLSDGRWTAWRALSRESEDAPDGAEGSASSERIATDPMWIGAVNRVAVSVEVAATAAPIRNLRLEISNTAGDARPVNPLVRAYRIAWSYLNATPVEADAEPGQPTIIRRSQWGADESRRGSSPGLARSIKAVFVHHTDNGNSYTKSKSRALVRGIYRFHTSNRGYSDIAYNFLIDKYGQIFEGRAGGITKPVIGAHTKGFNTSTVGIALIGNFTRTRPSKQMVAALNRLVAWRLDIVHLPVTGSVRLVSAGNERYPRGRAVSFNRVSGHRNAKPTACPGTAAYRLLPSVRRSATAIGSPKIYFPSVSTSVLRPDGDGVAESIRFTAKFSQVVDWTLTITHGSSAAAQTFTGSGSSFDQRWDGTGPTGVPVATGLYRWRLGAQDDNEHSARAAAGAFYVVNDHPSGTLLRDDAGRYVISGLQHSEVGDIAYRSTYGTLAAVSTGPAERDRYSPALAPLAPRAGALLQDPDGNRYIWTGVTLRRFAVEPEDIFAALGYRAEALISAEQSVVDALPPGLVVDSAVAHPDGSLIADGNGATYVVDNGQLRPIGALARASWYRSIEVVAATEGDLGLVAGTAFPVRDGTLLSDPAGGSPWIIDQGSRRQFVTDGMFAAMGYRSSMLLRSSKPDFASVPEGEILG, encoded by the coding sequence GTGCGCCGCGCGAGAATCATCTTTGTCGCTCTTGTCGCTGCTTGCGTCACGCTGGGCGTGCCGGGGCCGGTAAGGGCGGCTGAGTACGTTCCCCGGGCGGAGTCGGCCGGGATCCCGATCGAAGCGTTCGTTGTTCCCGGGCAGCCGATCGTGCGAGAAGTCTCTTTGCCGTGGCGCGCCAACATGGCTGCTGTGTCGTATGAGGCGTACGACCCGTCGGGTGAGGGCCTCACGATGCGTGTCCGGACACTGTCCGACGGGCGCTGGACTGCTTGGCGCGCGCTGTCGAGGGAATCTGAGGACGCGCCGGACGGCGCCGAGGGCTCGGCATCGAGCGAACGGATCGCGACAGATCCGATGTGGATTGGAGCAGTCAACCGAGTCGCCGTGTCGGTCGAGGTGGCTGCGACGGCGGCTCCGATTCGGAATCTTCGTCTCGAGATCTCCAATACGGCGGGTGACGCCCGGCCGGTCAATCCCTTGGTTCGCGCTTACCGGATCGCGTGGAGTTACCTAAACGCGACGCCGGTTGAGGCCGACGCCGAGCCCGGACAACCGACAATCATCCGGCGGTCGCAGTGGGGCGCCGACGAGAGCAGGCGCGGCAGCTCGCCCGGTCTCGCGCGATCGATCAAGGCCGTGTTCGTCCATCACACCGACAACGGCAATTCGTACACCAAGAGCAAGAGCCGGGCGCTCGTGCGCGGCATTTACCGTTTCCACACGAGCAATCGCGGCTACAGCGACATCGCGTACAACTTCTTGATCGACAAGTACGGGCAGATCTTCGAAGGTCGTGCCGGGGGCATCACCAAGCCCGTTATCGGCGCGCACACGAAGGGCTTCAACACCAGCACCGTGGGGATCGCGCTCATAGGCAACTTCACCCGTACGCGGCCCTCGAAACAGATGGTTGCTGCGCTGAACCGCCTCGTGGCGTGGCGGCTGGACATCGTCCATCTGCCGGTCACCGGCAGCGTGCGACTCGTGTCGGCTGGGAACGAGCGGTACCCGCGGGGTCGTGCCGTGTCCTTCAACCGGGTCTCGGGTCACCGGAACGCGAAGCCGACGGCATGCCCCGGCACTGCGGCTTATCGTTTGCTTCCCTCCGTCCGCAGGTCCGCCACTGCGATCGGGAGTCCGAAGATCTACTTCCCGAGCGTGAGCACGTCGGTTCTTCGACCCGACGGCGACGGCGTCGCCGAGTCCATCCGTTTCACGGCGAAGTTCAGTCAAGTCGTGGACTGGACGCTGACTATTACGCACGGGAGTTCGGCGGCGGCGCAGACGTTTACCGGCAGCGGGTCGTCGTTTGACCAACGCTGGGACGGGACGGGCCCGACGGGCGTCCCGGTCGCGACCGGACTTTACCGCTGGAGGCTGGGGGCGCAGGACGACAACGAGCACAGCGCGCGCGCGGCGGCGGGAGCGTTCTACGTCGTCAACGACCACCCCAGCGGCACACTGCTGCGTGACGATGCGGGTCGGTACGTGATCTCGGGTCTTCAGCATTCCGAAGTGGGCGACATCGCCTATCGCTCGACGTACGGGACGCTCGCCGCTGTTTCTACGGGTCCGGCTGAACGTGATCGCTATTCACCGGCGCTCGCGCCGCTCGCGCCTCGAGCCGGAGCGCTGCTGCAGGATCCCGATGGGAACAGGTACATCTGGACCGGCGTGACGCTTCGTCGGTTCGCGGTGGAACCGGAGGACATCTTCGCGGCGCTCGGATACCGAGCCGAGGCGCTGATTTCCGCCGAACAATCGGTCGTTGACGCCCTTCCGCCGGGCCTGGTGGTGGACAGCGCTGTCGCGCATCCCGACGGCAGCCTTATCGCCGACGGCAACGGAGCCACCTACGTCGTGGACAACGGACAGCTTCGGCCGATCGGGGCCCTGGCGCGCGCATCGTGGTATCGATCAATAGAGGTTGTCGCCGCGACCGAGGGGGATCTGGGGCTCGTGGCGGGGACGGCGTTCCCCGTTCGAGACGGGACCCTGTTGTCCGATCCTGCGGGTGGGTCGCCCTGGATCATCGACCAGGGTTCGCGTCGCCAATTCGTAACCGACGGGATGTTCGCGGCGATGGGCTACCGGTCGTCGATGCTGCTGCGCTCTTCCAAGCCGGACTTCGCCTCTGTGCCCGAGGGCGAGATCCTCGGCTGA
- a CDS encoding class I SAM-dependent methyltransferase, with protein MGAPTELTFNADEPIPLTGERTAPGVAEENYWFQRHVVAYRWAAARIGGMRVLDAGSGEGYGTDILADTARRVVGVDLDAEIVRRAAAVYSRPGFQPANLVSLPFRNASFDAVVSLQVIEHLHTPHEFIAECARVMTPGGLLILSTPNRLTFSPEGTRNPFHSFEFAPDELRATVARHFSAVEILGTSHGPRVRTIERLLRGGLPERLIAQPAPEWPAWLRRCVARVRPGDFRVRSTHLERSLDLIATARA; from the coding sequence ATGGGCGCCCCCACAGAACTCACCTTCAACGCCGACGAACCGATCCCGCTGACGGGCGAGCGGACGGCTCCGGGTGTTGCCGAAGAAAACTACTGGTTCCAGCGTCACGTCGTGGCCTATCGATGGGCCGCCGCGCGCATCGGCGGCATGCGAGTGCTCGACGCCGGCAGCGGCGAAGGCTACGGCACCGACATCCTCGCGGACACCGCGCGCCGGGTGGTCGGGGTCGACCTCGACGCCGAGATCGTGCGTCGCGCCGCAGCCGTTTACTCACGCCCCGGCTTCCAACCGGCAAACCTCGTCTCCCTCCCATTCCGCAACGCCTCGTTCGACGCCGTCGTGTCGCTACAAGTGATCGAGCATCTACACACGCCCCACGAGTTCATCGCGGAATGCGCACGAGTTATGACGCCCGGGGGCCTGCTGATTCTCTCCACGCCGAATCGCCTGACCTTCTCTCCCGAGGGCACCCGCAATCCGTTCCATTCCTTCGAGTTCGCCCCGGATGAGTTGCGCGCAACAGTGGCCCGGCACTTCAGCGCGGTTGAGATCTTAGGAACCTCCCACGGCCCGCGCGTGCGCACCATTGAGCGCCTGCTGCGCGGAGGGCTTCCCGAACGACTGATTGCGCAACCGGCACCGGAATGGCCGGCCTGGCTGCGCCGATGCGTCGCGCGCGTTCGGCCCGGGGACTTTCGAGTTCGCAGCACGCACCTCGAGCGATCGCTCGATCTGATCGCGACGGCGCGCGCGTAG
- a CDS encoding 1,4-alpha-glucan branching protein domain-containing protein: MGIFALVLHTHLPYVRHNGVWPCGEDFFHQAAVESYLPLLGVLEDLGAHGMTGLMSLGLSPMVAHQMEDPHMLRELGLYLGRFEARAWQQVANYEGVFTPEFKDLAAHFAIHARAQSDRLDACGGIARSFGAIADAGVVELLGGPVTHPFLPRVRAPELIDAQVRLGAEEHKRILGRRPRGMWLPECAYQPGAGIEETFARAGVGHVVVDGPTMLKSAGPGSTFAPRRIGTSDVVAFARDLDVSYRVWSPTGGYPSGKWYRDFYHYDLEAGFKNWRVTSIHKSIGEKRPYEPKRAAAAARQDAENFAALIAETLSAAERRTGREGVVVAAYDTELFGHWWFEGPEFLRHLFTVLDSIPGVRACSLERARELLDEPEPVDLIEGSWGFRKDDRSWVSDGTQDMWWFLGEIERETPRLLQEFAGATGARREALSQLVRETMLLESSDWPFMVIRGRAPEYAYERFATHQSRWHRLADLIRSDASEDVIAAATAEIGEIDNILPGLRCEDVLPA, encoded by the coding sequence GTGGGAATCTTCGCCCTCGTTCTGCACACGCACCTGCCCTACGTCCGGCATAACGGCGTCTGGCCGTGCGGTGAGGACTTCTTCCACCAGGCCGCGGTAGAAAGCTACTTGCCGCTGCTGGGCGTCCTTGAAGATCTCGGCGCCCATGGGATGACCGGCCTGATGTCGCTCGGGCTGTCTCCGATGGTCGCCCACCAAATGGAAGACCCGCACATGCTTCGCGAGCTGGGGCTGTACCTCGGGCGATTCGAGGCGCGCGCGTGGCAGCAGGTCGCCAACTACGAAGGCGTCTTCACGCCGGAGTTCAAGGACCTCGCCGCGCACTTCGCAATTCACGCGCGCGCGCAGAGCGACCGCCTGGACGCCTGCGGCGGGATCGCACGCAGCTTCGGCGCGATCGCCGACGCCGGCGTCGTCGAATTGCTCGGAGGCCCGGTCACGCACCCGTTCCTTCCCCGAGTCCGCGCGCCCGAACTAATCGATGCCCAAGTCCGCCTGGGCGCGGAGGAACACAAGCGAATTCTGGGGCGACGACCGCGCGGAATGTGGCTACCCGAGTGCGCGTACCAGCCCGGCGCCGGAATCGAAGAGACGTTTGCGCGCGCCGGCGTCGGTCACGTGGTGGTCGACGGCCCGACGATGCTCAAGAGCGCCGGGCCGGGATCGACGTTCGCGCCGCGCCGGATCGGCACGTCCGACGTCGTTGCTTTCGCCCGCGATCTCGACGTGTCCTACCGCGTTTGGTCGCCCACCGGCGGCTACCCGAGCGGCAAGTGGTACCGAGACTTCTACCACTACGACCTCGAGGCGGGATTCAAGAACTGGCGAGTCACCTCGATTCACAAGTCCATCGGAGAAAAGCGTCCGTACGAACCAAAGCGCGCGGCTGCTGCGGCGCGCCAAGACGCCGAGAATTTCGCGGCGCTAATCGCCGAAACGCTTTCGGCGGCGGAGCGCCGGACCGGACGAGAGGGCGTCGTTGTCGCCGCCTACGACACGGAGTTGTTCGGGCACTGGTGGTTCGAGGGGCCGGAATTCTTGCGCCACCTGTTCACCGTGCTCGATTCAATTCCGGGCGTGCGAGCGTGCTCGCTTGAGCGCGCGCGCGAGCTGCTCGACGAACCCGAACCGGTGGACCTGATCGAGGGATCGTGGGGATTCCGCAAGGACGACCGTTCCTGGGTCTCCGATGGGACCCAGGACATGTGGTGGTTCCTCGGAGAGATCGAAAGGGAAACTCCGCGACTACTGCAGGAGTTCGCGGGGGCGACCGGCGCGCGCCGCGAAGCGCTGTCCCAACTTGTTCGCGAAACGATGCTGCTGGAGTCCAGCGACTGGCCGTTCATGGTAATTCGCGGGCGCGCGCCGGAGTACGCCTACGAGCGTTTCGCAACACACCAATCCCGCTGGCACCGCTTGGCCGACCTGATTCGCTCGGACGCATCTGAGGATGTGATCGCCGCGGCCACAGCAGAGATCGGCGAGATCGACAACATCCTGCCCGGACTTCGCTGCGAGGACGTGCTCCCGGCGTAG
- a CDS encoding DUF3152 domain-containing protein — protein MRRLVAVAASLAALAAVAAGPALRSGAVSPDVPPTAPGVAATVRPERPRVSTTPRAARARTEITECGEARARLVRIRVDVQEGLPVSEAGFRRAVMSILCDRRSWVASGKVRYRYDPEARIVVKLRDPEQTEERCRRLTGQSVLKRFSCAGSRETVLNSDRWFEGSPWWDGTVAQYRHLLVNHEFGHVLGQRHRSCRTSGKPAPVMMQQSKGLGGCLPNPWPLAYELRSLR, from the coding sequence GTGAGACGTCTTGTCGCGGTAGCGGCGTCGCTTGCCGCGCTCGCCGCGGTTGCGGCAGGACCGGCGTTGCGCTCGGGGGCGGTGTCGCCCGACGTTCCCCCGACGGCGCCGGGCGTGGCCGCCACTGTGCGGCCCGAGCGTCCGCGCGTAAGCACGACACCGCGCGCGGCGCGCGCGCGCACCGAGATCACCGAGTGCGGCGAGGCGCGCGCGCGTCTGGTGCGGATTCGTGTGGACGTTCAGGAAGGATTGCCGGTAAGCGAGGCGGGGTTTCGTCGAGCCGTGATGTCGATCTTGTGCGACCGTCGCTCATGGGTTGCTTCCGGCAAGGTTCGGTATCGCTATGACCCCGAGGCTCGCATTGTGGTGAAGCTGCGCGACCCGGAGCAAACCGAGGAGCGCTGCCGAAGACTGACGGGTCAAAGCGTGCTCAAGCGATTCTCGTGCGCCGGTTCGCGAGAGACGGTGCTGAACTCGGACCGCTGGTTTGAGGGATCCCCGTGGTGGGACGGAACCGTTGCGCAGTACCGCCATCTTCTGGTCAACCACGAGTTCGGACACGTGCTCGGCCAGCGTCACCGGTCCTGCAGGACTTCGGGAAAGCCGGCGCCGGTGATGATGCAGCAGTCCAAGGGCCTCGGTGGGTGTTTGCCGAATCCTTGGCCGCTTGCGTACGAGTTGCGCAGCCTTCGCTGA
- a CDS encoding MBL fold metallo-hydrolase gives MSTLPVVPIALPTPFAVGDVNVYLIRSEPLTLIDTGTATLPAENALKLAFAREGLFLEALRRVVITHAHADHYGLAARIAELSGAELFIGADDVVKVQEGTIWLDMDHILLDAGIPYEFILEMRKHESEVRKIHPRLQEVKPLAEGDVLEFEDLTLQVGKFPGHTGGHICLYEPNTGTMFSGDTLLPSITPNPLWEPDPNEPDGRRKSLVQYMESLTRLESMDLRLVYPGHGAPITDAPALLASYRVHHARRADRIASMLGPEGATAFQLARKMYAGRPPEDQFLATSEIIAHLDVLIAQGRAEAESAEGVMLFRTARG, from the coding sequence GTGAGCACTCTTCCTGTCGTTCCGATCGCGCTGCCGACGCCGTTCGCGGTGGGGGACGTCAACGTCTACCTCATCCGGTCGGAGCCTTTGACACTGATCGACACGGGGACGGCCACTTTGCCGGCCGAGAACGCCCTCAAGCTGGCGTTTGCGCGCGAGGGGCTCTTCTTGGAGGCCCTGCGACGCGTGGTGATCACCCATGCTCACGCCGATCACTACGGCTTGGCAGCGCGTATCGCGGAGTTGTCGGGTGCGGAGCTGTTCATCGGCGCCGATGATGTTGTCAAAGTCCAGGAAGGCACGATCTGGCTTGACATGGACCACATCCTGCTCGACGCCGGGATTCCGTACGAGTTCATTTTGGAGATGCGCAAGCACGAGTCGGAGGTGCGCAAGATTCACCCCCGGCTGCAGGAGGTCAAGCCTCTGGCCGAGGGCGATGTGCTGGAGTTCGAAGACCTGACGTTGCAGGTCGGCAAGTTCCCCGGCCACACCGGAGGACACATCTGTCTGTACGAACCCAACACCGGAACCATGTTCTCCGGCGACACGCTGTTGCCGTCGATCACTCCGAATCCGTTGTGGGAGCCGGACCCGAACGAGCCGGATGGCCGCCGCAAGTCACTAGTGCAGTACATGGAGTCGCTGACGCGTCTTGAATCGATGGATTTACGGCTCGTCTACCCGGGTCACGGTGCGCCCATCACCGACGCCCCGGCGTTGCTGGCGAGTTACCGCGTGCACCACGCGCGCCGCGCCGACCGCATTGCCTCGATGCTCGGTCCCGAGGGAGCCACTGCGTTCCAACTCGCACGCAAGATGTACGCGGGACGCCCCCCTGAGGATCAGTTCTTGGCAACCAGCGAGATCATCGCGCACCTCGATGTCTTGATCGCGCAAGGGCGCGCGGAGGCCGAGTCTGCTGAGGGCGTTATGTTGTTCCGGACGGCCCGCGGGTGA
- a CDS encoding glycosyltransferase family 4 protein — MRILILSWEYPPRIVGGLGKHVHRLTVSLAEQGHDVHVVTRGHPEAPAEEILDDVHVVRVPEYPPMVDFGDLIPWVLQFNIAVQERAARLLLESEVDVVHAHDWLVAYAAAGIKNTFDLPLVSTIHATEYGRHQGNLPGPMNKLIHQVEWWLTYEARRVITCSEYMRDQVHEIFELPAGKQDVIPNGVDLEDFERPDGVDEFRAARIAPGEKMLFFAGRLEYEKGVQTVLEALPLVLKEEALRFYIAGVGTHYDELKAQASRLGVSDRVHFLGFLGDEELRMYYAAADLAVVPSLYEPFGMVALETMASGTPCIAGDTGGLRELVVHEATGLHFTPGDPASLADTILKLTMDRRLAQRLIVDARRMLDEQFSWRSIAFATGGVYERAIAEEEALRRGILREERTPLRVILGRSPILRAVEGDSA, encoded by the coding sequence ATGCGAATTCTTATTCTTTCCTGGGAGTACCCGCCCCGAATCGTCGGTGGGCTCGGCAAGCATGTCCACCGGCTGACGGTGTCACTTGCCGAGCAGGGACATGACGTGCATGTCGTTACTCGCGGCCACCCCGAAGCCCCTGCCGAGGAGATCCTGGACGACGTCCACGTCGTACGGGTACCCGAGTATCCGCCGATGGTCGACTTCGGCGACCTGATCCCATGGGTGCTGCAGTTCAACATCGCGGTGCAAGAACGTGCCGCGCGCCTGTTGCTGGAGTCCGAGGTCGACGTGGTGCACGCGCACGACTGGCTGGTTGCGTACGCCGCAGCGGGAATCAAGAACACGTTCGACCTTCCGCTCGTGTCGACGATCCACGCCACCGAGTACGGCCGCCATCAGGGCAACCTCCCCGGCCCCATGAACAAGCTCATCCACCAAGTTGAGTGGTGGTTGACCTACGAAGCCCGCCGCGTCATCACGTGCTCGGAGTACATGCGCGACCAGGTTCACGAGATCTTCGAGTTGCCGGCCGGAAAGCAAGACGTGATCCCCAACGGCGTCGACCTCGAGGACTTCGAACGTCCGGACGGCGTTGATGAGTTCCGCGCCGCACGGATCGCCCCCGGAGAGAAGATGCTGTTCTTCGCAGGACGCCTGGAGTACGAAAAGGGCGTGCAGACGGTGCTGGAGGCCCTCCCCCTGGTGCTCAAAGAAGAGGCACTGCGCTTCTACATCGCAGGGGTCGGCACTCACTACGACGAGTTGAAAGCTCAAGCCAGTCGTTTGGGCGTCTCCGACCGGGTTCATTTCCTTGGGTTCCTCGGCGACGAGGAACTGCGCATGTACTACGCGGCCGCGGACCTCGCGGTGGTGCCCTCGCTGTACGAGCCCTTCGGCATGGTGGCGCTGGAGACCATGGCGTCGGGAACTCCCTGTATCGCCGGCGACACGGGCGGCCTTCGGGAACTCGTCGTGCACGAAGCCACAGGGCTGCACTTCACCCCGGGCGATCCGGCATCACTGGCCGATACGATCTTGAAGCTGACCATGGACCGCCGCTTGGCCCAACGGCTCATCGTGGACGCGCGCCGCATGCTCGACGAGCAGTTCTCGTGGCGTTCGATCGCGTTCGCAACCGGCGGCGTCTACGAGCGCGCGATTGCCGAAGAAGAAGCCTTGCGACGCGGGATTCTGCGCGAGGAACGCACTCCGCTGCGCGTCATTCTGGGTCGCTCACCAATTCTGCGCGCCGTCGAAGGCGACAGCGCCTAA
- a CDS encoding acyltransferase produces the protein MAGPIRRTATFIRRRRLYLPRYWVMVLRFIRLKVLHPHIKTEGFVFLDKKVELYARKGYGRLTLGKWVFIGRRNAIRCHEGNLRIGDKVVFGTKNTINCYLDIEIGNDCLFADWIYICDFDHRFEDMTIPIRKQGIVKSPVKIGNDVWFGEKTTVLRGVTIGEGSVIASHALVNRDIPPKSIVGGVPARVLKTRGEAAQRE, from the coding sequence CCGGCGGCGCCTTTACCTCCCGCGCTACTGGGTGATGGTGCTGCGCTTTATCCGCCTGAAGGTCCTTCACCCGCACATCAAGACCGAGGGCTTTGTCTTTCTGGACAAGAAGGTTGAGCTGTACGCCCGCAAGGGCTACGGGCGCCTGACGCTGGGCAAGTGGGTCTTCATCGGCCGAAGGAACGCGATCCGGTGCCACGAGGGAAACCTGCGCATTGGAGACAAGGTTGTGTTCGGAACCAAGAACACGATCAATTGCTATCTCGACATCGAGATTGGAAACGACTGTCTTTTCGCCGACTGGATCTACATCTGCGACTTCGACCACCGCTTCGAGGACATGACGATTCCGATTCGCAAGCAAGGGATCGTCAAGTCGCCGGTGAAGATCGGCAACGACGTCTGGTTCGGGGAGAAGACCACGGTGCTTCGCGGGGTCACCATCGGCGAAGGCTCGGTAATCGCGTCGCATGCGCTGGTCAATCGAGACATCCCGCCGAAGTCGATTGTGGGCGGAGTTCCCGCGCGCGTTCTCAAGACACGGGGCGAAGCGGCACAACGCGAGTGA